In a genomic window of Candidatus Neomarinimicrobiota bacterium:
- a CDS encoding glycosyltransferase family 25 protein, whose protein sequence is MNFDKAYVISLKQNPKRRKHFYRFAKRAQLDVEWFPAIYGLDVDITDYHRRGYLSNDFELRMAGSLGTLLSHIHVWEKIAADPDCKVGLVFEDDAIIKRKFMNKLEKIALDQLPGDWDMFWLGWHKLDCKPINELVGSPRMNTKKRSVNSGHFAYLIKSSSVEKMKALLLPYNNRNSKDVILRKKFDQFKAYFLFDKIATTPLIGFDSTRKNINDPDRIKNRPIKLLIQKLRQKILG, encoded by the coding sequence TTGAATTTTGACAAAGCTTATGTGATCAGTCTTAAGCAAAACCCTAAACGTCGGAAACATTTCTACAGGTTTGCCAAACGAGCTCAGCTTGATGTAGAATGGTTCCCGGCTATCTATGGGTTAGATGTTGATATAACAGATTATCACCGTCGCGGCTATCTTTCAAATGATTTTGAGTTGAGAATGGCCGGCAGTTTGGGAACGCTCCTCAGCCATATACATGTTTGGGAAAAGATCGCTGCAGATCCTGATTGTAAAGTGGGCTTGGTCTTTGAAGATGATGCCATCATAAAGCGCAAATTCATGAACAAACTGGAAAAGATCGCTCTGGATCAGCTCCCTGGCGATTGGGATATGTTTTGGCTGGGCTGGCACAAGCTGGATTGCAAACCCATAAACGAGCTGGTTGGCTCTCCGCGGATGAACACTAAAAAACGAAGCGTCAACTCCGGGCATTTTGCCTACTTAATTAAATCATCCAGTGTGGAAAAAATGAAAGCGCTGCTCCTGCCCTACAATAATCGTAATTCAAAGGATGTAATTCTTAGGAAGAAATTCGATCAATTCAAAGCGTACTTTCTTTTTGATAAGATCGCCACAACGCCTCTTATCGGGTTTGATTCCACCCGGAAAAACATCAATGACCCAGACCGGATAAAAAACCGGCCCATCAAACTTCTGATACAGAAACTTCGTCAGAAGATCCTGGGGTGA
- a CDS encoding peptidylprolyl isomerase has protein sequence MSQQWNTPPKLKIDTDKNYTAEIVTNRGSMTLKLFAEHAPKTVNNFIFLAREGYYDDVKFHRVIDDFMVQGGDPTGTGMGGPGYQFEDEFANNPLRHIDNVISMANAGPGTNGSQFFITHGSTPHLDGRHTVFGKLTAGLDVLNSIRQDDVMEKVIITEG, from the coding sequence ATGTCACAACAATGGAACACACCACCAAAATTAAAAATCGATACTGATAAAAACTATACGGCAGAGATCGTAACCAACAGGGGCAGTATGACTTTGAAGCTTTTTGCCGAACACGCACCGAAGACAGTCAATAATTTTATATTCCTTGCCAGAGAAGGGTATTATGATGATGTGAAATTTCATCGTGTTATTGATGATTTCATGGTACAGGGTGGCGACCCAACGGGCACGGGTATGGGTGGACCGGGCTATCAATTTGAAGATGAATTTGCCAATAATCCCTTGCGTCACATCGACAATGTAATTTCCATGGCCAATGCAGGCCCAGGTACTAACGGCAGTCAATTCTTTATCACCCACGGCTCAACTCCTCATCTCGATGGCCGCCACACAGTTTTTGGTAAGCTTACAGCTGGTCTTGACGTATTGAACAGCATCCGCCAGGATGATGTCATGGAAAAAGTGATCATAACTGAAGGTTAA